TGAGCATGAGATCATGCACTGCCTGGCCAAAACTGTGGCCACCTGGACTGATGAtctggggctgctgctgcagttggtCAGGTCACAGAGCATATGACAAGATgacaatgccacacacacacaagcactacTTAATACTCTCATTTGACGCGATTAGCAGAAACACCTAAATTAACAGTTACCCTCAACTCCTTTAGACAGAATGTTATGTCCGAGTCCACTCCAATTTGAAGGGAGTCAAACTCATCGGGATGTAGGAACATCTGTGTGCACATCATCTTCCTACGATCTGTAACAGAAGTACATCCAAAAGGGTAACACAATGCTTCGGTGTATTAGCACTCTCATATTAGGCTGTAAACTGATACAGGAGCAGATTTTAAACAACATATGTTAAGCACCACTTCTGTGCCCAGAGCCAAACAATGAAAGACTAGCTCACCATTTCCCCCCTCTGAGTAATTTCTAAGGCCGACTTTCAAATGTGTTGTGGACAGAGTTATTTCTTCCTGGGACACTGGGAAATGTAGTACCATGTCACTAAGGagcctgcagacaaaaacaccacaaaagCGTCACAGCCAGGTGCTACGATGGGAACTTCCTCCACATCAGTCTGGTTGATTGAACTGAAGCGCAATTAACTGAAGCTGTAAGTGTGTTTCAGAAGATTCAATGGACCTGAGCTCAACACCCACAGATCTGAGAGTTAAGATACCGCTCGCTCCGTCCTTTTTCATAACAGGAATGTGACAGAGCTTAATGACAGATTACTTGGACGCTCACCTGGCAGGTGCCTTCAGCACATTTGGACAGAGGTGTGAGGCAAACACCGCCTGCAGAGCCTCACTCTCCTGGAAACGAAGGCTGTGTGTCTTGGTGATACCTGTTACAAAAGCACAGTAAAAGTGGAGCACACTGCCTCCGTGCGTTCAGTAGGCTACATATGATCTGCACCACTGTAAAGCTGCAACTGAGTGAAATAAATACTATCACATACAAGCAGGCTTTTTGGAAACGACTTTTCTCTTAACTTCTTAACCCAATAAAATATTACCCACCGTGTCTGCAAAAAAACTGGATTTCCACCTGATCACTGCGATCGCCGATCGATATCCTACATCGCTCCACGTTGCGCTCAATGGAAGTCAAACACCGAAAGAGCGGCAGCAGAGACTTTAAAAAAGCAGAGAAGCCTCAGACACGGCGGCGAcaagtgtacagtgtgtgaaatGTCCACTGGGAACGGTGGATTTGTCGTCCACTGTGTGAGCGTTCCACCTTGGTGAGCAGCTCGCACTGCGGCGCCTCGCCGCGCCGCCCCGACGCTGGAGCCAGGCTGAACGTATGGAAGAACAGCGGCGAGAAGAGGAAGCAGCCGTACGCAGAGTGCGCCGCGTTCACGGACCTCAGCGCCAGCTGCAACACAGAGGCGCAGCTGCTAGCACAGGGCAGGCACCCGTGCACGTTCATGCACGTCCACCAGCTAACGGCTCTGAGCGCGCGCTGCTCACCCCTTTGACCCCTGGATCCAACCACAGCGTTTCTCCGATGCGGGACAAGGCGTGAACGGCCTTACCGAACACTGCGACACAACCGAATGCACACATTGACTACAATTTATCCATAATTGGTGCCAAAACTGAGATAAAATGCTTCGAAATACGATATCG
Above is a window of Betta splendens chromosome 9, fBetSpl5.4, whole genome shotgun sequence DNA encoding:
- the rad9b gene encoding cell cycle checkpoint control protein RAD9B isoform X1; protein product: MICVLEGNGVKVFGKAVHALSRIGETLWLDPGVKGLALRSVNAAHSAYGCFLFSPLFFHTFSLAPASGRRGEAPQCELLTKSLLPLFRCLTSIERNVERCRISIGDRSDQVEIQFFCRHGITKTHSLRFQESEALQAVFASHLCPNVLKAPARLLSDMVLHFPVSQEEITLSTTHLKVGLRNYSEGGNDRRKMMCTQMFLHPDEFDSLQIGVDSDITFCLKELRGFLSFAESHFLQVSIRFGAAGKPVCFSVEDMVLEATVVLATLIDSDSWDSSQLNVADAPPTARCADAAELPVDLHNADSSNAADMTEWVASSQGSPTMHPPSLMQLLPQIYEPDTLHAPDKACDRASATPASTTICSLLFRALSSELDDGGCTSRLPVLACYSDMEEDMEDLSKIPSP
- the rad9b gene encoding cell cycle checkpoint control protein RAD9B isoform X2 gives rise to the protein MICVLEGNGVKVFGKAVHALSRIGETLWLDPGVKGLALRSVNAAHSAYGCFLFSPLFFHTFSLAPASGRRGEAPQCELLTKSLLPLFRCLTSIERNVERCRISIGDRSDQVEIQFFCRHGITKTHSLRFQESEALQAVFASHLCPNVLKAPARLLSDMVLHFPVSQEEITLSTTHLKVGLRNYSEGGNDRRKMMCTQMFLHPDEFDSLQIGVDSDITFCLKELRGFLSFAESHFLQVSIRFGAAGKPVCFSVEDMVLEATVVLATLIDSDSWDSSQLNVADAPPTARFAPFCSGLCLQSWMMAAAPLGCLFWHATATWRRTWRTFQKSLHPKHSFHIITFTNTHCCQYNFHVLCVSTRNVFIYKVLCSSHGI